The Acanthochromis polyacanthus isolate Apoly-LR-REF ecotype Palm Island chromosome 17, KAUST_Apoly_ChrSc, whole genome shotgun sequence genome has a window encoding:
- the ubash3ba gene encoding ubiquitin-associated and SH3 domain-containing protein B isoform X1, which yields MAAKEDLYAKVTPRRQRQSRPSTIKHGSTLDVLLSMGFPKTRALKALVSTGGKNVQAACDWLFSHVDDPFLDDPLPREYVLYLRPSGPLLQQLSHFWKQSRLSCGKNKAHNIFPHITLCQFFMCADGKVEALCDALQTTVTKWKGRIPMPLPLELYTSSTFIGLFVEEQMAEVLKSFAADFATEAHSKADVHVEPHKKQLHVTLAYHFQTSHLPVLEKLAKNVDASSGCDWLAVLFSRDIRFANHETLQVMYPYVPQNDDELELVQGDFIFMSPVEQTTASEGWVYGTSLGTGLSGLLPENYVNRADESDTWVVHGSHSFLNCASPSNSGSTVGGLLFDGQLNDSLLDSLVDPPSLTGLCPPMQVSRPTGQQSLSNMRLFVCRHGERMDVVFGKHWVTQCFDSKGRYVRSNLNMPSSLPARSGGHRDYDKDCPITVFGSTQARLVGEALLESHTTIDFVYCSPSLRCIQTAQHILQGLQQEGKTKIRVEPGLFEWTKWVSGTCLPTWIPPAELAAANLSVDTTYRPHIPVSKLAVSESYDTYISRSFQVTREILTECKNLGNTVLIVAHASSLEACTRQIQGLSPQNSKDFVQVVRKIPYLGFCACEEMGETGVWQLVDPPILPLTHGPNHSFNWREMLMQD from the exons ATGGCAGCTAAAGAGGACCTGTACGCCAAAGTGACCCCGCGGAGGCAGCGCCAGAGCCGGCCGAGCACGATCAAACACGGCTCCACTCTGGACGTGCTGCTGTCCATGGGCTTCCCCAAGACCAGGGC CTTGAAAGCTCTAGTTTCGACAGGAGGCAAAAACGTCCAGGCAGCGTGCGACTG gctcttctcccacgtgGACGACCCTTTCCTGGATGACCCTCTGCCCAGAGAGTATGTGTTATATCTGCGCCCCAGTGGACCGCTGCTGCAACAGCTCTCACACTTCTGGAAGCAGTCCCGCCTCTCCTGCGGCAAGAACAAGGCACACAACATATTCCCCCACATCACCCTGTGCCAGTTCTTCATG TGTGCCGATGGGAAGGTGGAGGCTCTATGCGACGCTCTCCAGACCACCGTGACCAAGTGGAAGGGTCGGATCCCCATGCCCCTCCCCCTGGAGCTCTACACCTCCTCAACATTCATCGGCCTCTTTGTGGAGGAGCAGATGGCTGAAGTTCTGAAGAGTTTCGCTGCTGATTTTGCCACTGAAGCGCATTCCAAAGCAG ATGTTCATGTGGAGCCCCATAAAAAACAACTCCACGTCACGTTGGCTTACCATTTTCAAACAAGTCACCTTCCAGTGTTGGAGAAGTTGGCTAAAAACGTGGATGCGTCATCAGGCTGTGATTGGCTGGCTGTGCTCTTCTCCAGGGATATTCGGTTTGCTAATCATGAG ACACTGCAAGTCATGTACCCGTATGTGCCTCAGAATGATGATGAGCTCGAGCTGGTTCAGGGAGACTTCATCTTCATGTCTCCGGTGGAGCAGACCACTGCCAGCGAGGGCTGGGTGTACGGCACTTCTCTGGGCACGGGGCTGTCCGGGCTGCTGCCTGAGAACTATGTCAACCGTGCTGATGAGTCGGATACATGGGTTGTCCATGG GTCTCACTCCTTTCTCAACTGTGCCTCTCCGTCTAACTCTGGCAGCACTGTGGGTGGGTTATTGTTTGATGGACAACTAAATGACAGTCTGCTTGACAGTCTTGTGGATCCTCCCAGCCTCACTGGCCTCTGTCCTCCTATGCAG GTATCGAGGCCCACTGGTCAGCAGTccctgtccaacatgaggctgTTTGTGTGTCGCCATGGCGAGAGGATGGATGTTGTGTTCGGCAAACACTGGGTCACTCAGTGCTTTGACTCCAAAG GTCGATACGTCCGCTCTAATCTCAACATGCCATCCAGCCTACCAGCTAGAAGTGGAGGTCACCGAGACTATGATAAAGATTGTCCAATTACTGTGTTTGGATCCACCCAGGCTCGTCTTGTAG GGGAAGCCCTATTAGAAAGCCACACCACGATAGACTTTGTTTactgctctccttctcttcgCTGCATCCAGACTGCTCAGCACATTCTGCAGG GTCTCCAGCAGGAGGGAAAGACAAAAATCCGTGTGGAGCCAGGATTATTTGAATGGACCAAGTGGGTTTCAGGCACATGTTTACCGACCTGGATCCCCCCAGCTGAGCTTGCTGCTGCTAACCTGAGTGTGGACACAACATACAG ACCTCATATTCCTGTAAGTAAGTTGGCAGTGTCAGAGTCCTATGATACCTACATCAGCAGGAGCTTCCAAGTGACCAGAGAGATCCTGACAGAGTGCAAAAACCTGG GAAACACGGTTCTGATTGTGGCCCATGCTTCCTCCCTGGAGGCCTGCACTCGCCAGATACAAGGCCTCAGCCCCCAAAACTCCAAGGACTTTGTCCAAGTTGTCCGAAAG ATTCCTTACTTGGGTTTTTGTGCTTGTGAAGAAATGGGAGAAACCGGGGTGTGGCAGCTGGTCGACCCACCCATCTTGCCTCTGACACATGGACCCAATCACAGTTTCAACTGGAGGGAAATGCTCATGCAAGACTGA
- the ubash3ba gene encoding ubiquitin-associated and SH3 domain-containing protein B isoform X2 → MDLKTDALVAKFLLDSLKALVSTGGKNVQAACDWLFSHVDDPFLDDPLPREYVLYLRPSGPLLQQLSHFWKQSRLSCGKNKAHNIFPHITLCQFFMCADGKVEALCDALQTTVTKWKGRIPMPLPLELYTSSTFIGLFVEEQMAEVLKSFAADFATEAHSKADVHVEPHKKQLHVTLAYHFQTSHLPVLEKLAKNVDASSGCDWLAVLFSRDIRFANHETLQVMYPYVPQNDDELELVQGDFIFMSPVEQTTASEGWVYGTSLGTGLSGLLPENYVNRADESDTWVVHGSHSFLNCASPSNSGSTVGGLLFDGQLNDSLLDSLVDPPSLTGLCPPMQVSRPTGQQSLSNMRLFVCRHGERMDVVFGKHWVTQCFDSKGRYVRSNLNMPSSLPARSGGHRDYDKDCPITVFGSTQARLVGEALLESHTTIDFVYCSPSLRCIQTAQHILQGLQQEGKTKIRVEPGLFEWTKWVSGTCLPTWIPPAELAAANLSVDTTYRPHIPVSKLAVSESYDTYISRSFQVTREILTECKNLGNTVLIVAHASSLEACTRQIQGLSPQNSKDFVQVVRKIPYLGFCACEEMGETGVWQLVDPPILPLTHGPNHSFNWREMLMQD, encoded by the exons atggacctaaagacagatgccttggttgctaaattccttctggacag CTTGAAAGCTCTAGTTTCGACAGGAGGCAAAAACGTCCAGGCAGCGTGCGACTG gctcttctcccacgtgGACGACCCTTTCCTGGATGACCCTCTGCCCAGAGAGTATGTGTTATATCTGCGCCCCAGTGGACCGCTGCTGCAACAGCTCTCACACTTCTGGAAGCAGTCCCGCCTCTCCTGCGGCAAGAACAAGGCACACAACATATTCCCCCACATCACCCTGTGCCAGTTCTTCATG TGTGCCGATGGGAAGGTGGAGGCTCTATGCGACGCTCTCCAGACCACCGTGACCAAGTGGAAGGGTCGGATCCCCATGCCCCTCCCCCTGGAGCTCTACACCTCCTCAACATTCATCGGCCTCTTTGTGGAGGAGCAGATGGCTGAAGTTCTGAAGAGTTTCGCTGCTGATTTTGCCACTGAAGCGCATTCCAAAGCAG ATGTTCATGTGGAGCCCCATAAAAAACAACTCCACGTCACGTTGGCTTACCATTTTCAAACAAGTCACCTTCCAGTGTTGGAGAAGTTGGCTAAAAACGTGGATGCGTCATCAGGCTGTGATTGGCTGGCTGTGCTCTTCTCCAGGGATATTCGGTTTGCTAATCATGAG ACACTGCAAGTCATGTACCCGTATGTGCCTCAGAATGATGATGAGCTCGAGCTGGTTCAGGGAGACTTCATCTTCATGTCTCCGGTGGAGCAGACCACTGCCAGCGAGGGCTGGGTGTACGGCACTTCTCTGGGCACGGGGCTGTCCGGGCTGCTGCCTGAGAACTATGTCAACCGTGCTGATGAGTCGGATACATGGGTTGTCCATGG GTCTCACTCCTTTCTCAACTGTGCCTCTCCGTCTAACTCTGGCAGCACTGTGGGTGGGTTATTGTTTGATGGACAACTAAATGACAGTCTGCTTGACAGTCTTGTGGATCCTCCCAGCCTCACTGGCCTCTGTCCTCCTATGCAG GTATCGAGGCCCACTGGTCAGCAGTccctgtccaacatgaggctgTTTGTGTGTCGCCATGGCGAGAGGATGGATGTTGTGTTCGGCAAACACTGGGTCACTCAGTGCTTTGACTCCAAAG GTCGATACGTCCGCTCTAATCTCAACATGCCATCCAGCCTACCAGCTAGAAGTGGAGGTCACCGAGACTATGATAAAGATTGTCCAATTACTGTGTTTGGATCCACCCAGGCTCGTCTTGTAG GGGAAGCCCTATTAGAAAGCCACACCACGATAGACTTTGTTTactgctctccttctcttcgCTGCATCCAGACTGCTCAGCACATTCTGCAGG GTCTCCAGCAGGAGGGAAAGACAAAAATCCGTGTGGAGCCAGGATTATTTGAATGGACCAAGTGGGTTTCAGGCACATGTTTACCGACCTGGATCCCCCCAGCTGAGCTTGCTGCTGCTAACCTGAGTGTGGACACAACATACAG ACCTCATATTCCTGTAAGTAAGTTGGCAGTGTCAGAGTCCTATGATACCTACATCAGCAGGAGCTTCCAAGTGACCAGAGAGATCCTGACAGAGTGCAAAAACCTGG GAAACACGGTTCTGATTGTGGCCCATGCTTCCTCCCTGGAGGCCTGCACTCGCCAGATACAAGGCCTCAGCCCCCAAAACTCCAAGGACTTTGTCCAAGTTGTCCGAAAG ATTCCTTACTTGGGTTTTTGTGCTTGTGAAGAAATGGGAGAAACCGGGGTGTGGCAGCTGGTCGACCCACCCATCTTGCCTCTGACACATGGACCCAATCACAGTTTCAACTGGAGGGAAATGCTCATGCAAGACTGA